A window of Cohnella herbarum contains these coding sequences:
- the opp1B gene encoding nickel/cobalt ABC transporter permease, translating into MSSYILKRILMSIPLLITISFITFVFINLSPIDPVEVVLHAQGVPNITAELIAETKAMLGMNQPFMLRYLNWLVACLQFDFGHSYVTGKPVWSLLGPAFLNTLKLTSVSVIAIIALSVVLGVISAWREGKMMDKSIRGVSFFLTSMPSYWLAALMVWFLSVKLDLLPTSGMDSLKSYVLPVVVITISFAGVYFRIVRSSMISNMNEDYVLYGRACGLPERKITLHILRNSLQVAISVFGMAIPIILGSTVVVENIFAWPGLGTLSVKSILSRDFPIIQAYVLVLAVTFVLFNTVSDILNAAMNPKLRKDL; encoded by the coding sequence ATGAGCAGTTATATTTTGAAAAGAATATTGATGTCAATTCCTTTGCTTATAACGATATCGTTTATTACGTTTGTCTTTATCAATCTATCTCCCATAGATCCGGTCGAAGTGGTATTGCATGCGCAAGGTGTACCGAATATAACAGCTGAATTGATCGCGGAAACGAAAGCGATGCTGGGGATGAATCAACCCTTTATGCTCCGCTATCTGAATTGGCTCGTTGCCTGCTTGCAGTTTGATTTCGGACACTCGTACGTTACGGGGAAACCGGTCTGGTCATTACTCGGTCCGGCTTTTCTCAATACGTTAAAACTAACCTCGGTTTCAGTTATCGCCATTATCGCGCTGTCGGTAGTATTAGGCGTCATCAGCGCATGGAGAGAAGGAAAAATGATGGATAAGTCGATTAGAGGCGTCTCCTTTTTCCTGACTTCCATGCCATCCTACTGGCTTGCGGCGCTAATGGTCTGGTTTCTATCCGTGAAGCTGGATTTATTGCCGACAAGTGGCATGGACTCGTTGAAGAGTTATGTTCTACCGGTCGTTGTGATCACGATCAGTTTTGCAGGCGTTTACTTCCGAATCGTTAGAAGTTCGATGATAAGCAACATGAATGAAGACTATGTATTGTACGGTAGAGCATGCGGTTTGCCAGAGAGAAAAATAACGTTACATATTTTAAGAAATTCATTGCAAGTCGCGATTTCCGTATTTGGCATGGCAATCCCTATCATCTTGGGAAGTACGGTCGTCGTGGAGAACATTTTTGCCTGGCCGGGGTTAGGAACGCTGAGCGTTAAATCCATTTTAAGCCGGGATTTCCCGATCATTCAGGCGTATGTCCTTGTACTGGCAGTAACATTTGTACTGTTTAATACGGTTTCTGACATTCTCAATGCCGCGATGAACCCCAAGTTAAGGAAGGATCTCTAA
- the cntA gene encoding staphylopine-dependent metal ABC transporter substrate-binding lipoprotein: MTRKTIGLLMALMVSIVLLAACGNDKAETTSPADQRKELVYATSKDINDMNPHLYTGSLPAQGMVYESLVENTEDGIKPLLAESWKVSDDGKIYTFHLRKDVKFHDGEPFNAEAVKKNIEAVQSNASKHTWIKLSTKIASLQAIDEYTFELVLSEPYYPTLLELSMTRPYVFISPKDFMNGGTKDGVNGYDGTGPYKLTEHKSDQYAVFEANENYWGGAPKVSKVTAKVLPAGETTLLALQKGEVDFIFTDDRGADSIDVEAMNKLVETGEYQLVRSKAMNTKMIVANSSQADSPIHKTAVREAIWYSIDRETISKQIFNGTETEADTLFSSNVNYANVALKKRGYDLEKAKEILEEAGWKLEKGGEVRIKDGSKLMIKLYYDVNSSSQKTQAEFIQSTVKKIGIELKLVGEESSSIANRRSTGDYELLFNQTWGLAYDPQSTIAAFTSESAYLHTTKGIAKANELYEKINQVMVTMEEAGRKSLYADILTIVHDEAVFIPITNGNVTVVAPENLHGISFKQTQYELPFERLYFE; the protein is encoded by the coding sequence ATGACAAGAAAAACGATTGGTTTATTAATGGCATTAATGGTTTCGATTGTACTGCTTGCAGCCTGCGGCAACGACAAGGCTGAGACAACGAGTCCAGCGGATCAAAGAAAGGAGCTGGTGTATGCCACTTCAAAAGATATTAACGATATGAACCCCCATCTATACACCGGCTCCTTGCCAGCTCAGGGAATGGTGTATGAGTCACTGGTTGAAAATACGGAAGATGGAATCAAGCCTTTGTTGGCCGAATCATGGAAGGTTTCCGACGATGGAAAAATATATACCTTTCATCTACGTAAAGACGTGAAATTTCATGATGGGGAGCCATTCAACGCCGAAGCCGTGAAAAAAAATATCGAAGCCGTGCAAAGCAACGCAAGCAAACATACTTGGATCAAGCTATCGACGAAGATCGCGAGTCTCCAAGCAATCGATGAGTATACGTTTGAATTGGTACTATCGGAGCCGTATTATCCGACATTGCTTGAACTGTCGATGACAAGACCTTACGTATTCATCTCTCCCAAAGATTTTATGAACGGAGGAACGAAGGATGGCGTGAACGGTTACGACGGAACGGGACCCTATAAGCTAACCGAACATAAATCCGATCAATATGCCGTATTTGAAGCCAATGAAAACTATTGGGGCGGCGCGCCGAAAGTGAGTAAGGTTACGGCAAAAGTGCTTCCTGCGGGAGAAACGACATTATTGGCCCTACAAAAGGGAGAGGTCGACTTTATATTCACCGATGATCGAGGCGCAGACAGCATTGACGTGGAAGCGATGAATAAGTTAGTCGAAACGGGTGAATATCAACTGGTTAGAAGTAAAGCCATGAATACGAAAATGATCGTGGCCAATAGCAGCCAAGCGGATAGTCCTATACATAAGACCGCTGTTCGCGAAGCAATCTGGTATTCGATTGACAGGGAAACGATCAGTAAGCAAATTTTTAACGGAACAGAAACGGAAGCCGACACCCTGTTCTCCTCTAACGTTAATTATGCCAACGTGGCGTTGAAGAAACGTGGCTATGATCTAGAAAAAGCGAAAGAGATATTGGAAGAAGCCGGATGGAAACTAGAAAAAGGCGGCGAAGTCAGAATAAAAGACGGAAGCAAATTAATGATTAAGCTTTACTATGACGTCAACTCGTCCTCCCAGAAAACGCAAGCGGAATTCATCCAAAGCACAGTAAAAAAGATAGGGATCGAGCTGAAGCTTGTCGGAGAAGAGTCTTCGTCTATTGCGAATAGAAGATCGACGGGAGATTACGAGTTGCTGTTCAATCAAACATGGGGACTCGCTTATGATCCGCAAAGCACAATCGCCGCCTTTACTTCCGAATCGGCTTATCTCCATACGACCAAGGGCATTGCAAAAGCGAATGAACTCTACGAGAAAATTAATCAGGTTATGGTGACGATGGAAGAGGCAGGTCGTAAATCTCTATATGCGGATATTCTGACAATCGTCCATGATGAAGCCGTGTTTATTCCCATCACTAATGGTAACGTCACCGTTGTAGCCCCGGAAAACTTGCATGGCATCTCGTTTAAGCAAACGCAATATGAGTTGCCATTCGAGCGATTGTACTTCGAATAG